Proteins found in one Fulvitalea axinellae genomic segment:
- a CDS encoding HTH domain-containing protein, which produces MNIVKYIERLEYMDSLIRRAATGTPESFAQKVGLSRSALMEYLKALKALGAPIEYDNYIKTYRYVKAGKMKLEFEFSEKDATVNEKKINEKMAVQ; this is translated from the coding sequence ATGAATATTGTCAAGTATATCGAACGATTGGAATATATGGACAGCCTAATACGGCGAGCGGCTACCGGAACGCCAGAGTCCTTCGCTCAGAAGGTGGGCTTGTCGAGAAGCGCTTTAATGGAGTATTTGAAGGCCTTGAAGGCTTTGGGGGCACCTATTGAATATGATAATTATATAAAGACTTACCGCTACGTAAAGGCTGGGAAAATGAAGCTGGAGTTTGAGTTTTCCGAAAAAGATGCCACAGTGAATGAAAAAAAAATTAATGAAAAAATGGCAGTCCAGTAA